GCCACCGACGTGGAGCGGGCCATTCTGGACACCGCCCGCGCGGTCTTCGAGACGTATGGCGTACGTCGGGCGAACATCGAGGACGTCGCCGCGCGCGCCGGCGTCAGCCGCAGCACCATCTATCGCCGCTTCCCCACCAAAGACGACTTGGTCGAACAGGTGGTGCGTCGCGAGGCCGAAATCTTTTTCGCCACCCTGGGCCGGGCCACTGCCGGCTGTGACCCCCAGCAGGCGGTGATCGAGGCGTTCACCCTGGGCGTGCGCCTGGTTCAGGATTCGCGGCTGTATTCACGCATCGTGCAGAGCGAACCCGAGTTGCTCGGCTTGTTCTCCCGATCGCACGTCTTCCCCATCGGCCAGTTCGCCGACGGGATCGCCCACACCCTGCGCCGGTGCGGGGCTGAGATTCCCGACGCCGACCTGTCCAACGTCGCCGACGTCCTGTTGCGCGTCGCGCTCGGCATCATCGTCTTCCCGACCGACCGCCTCGACATCGCCGATGACGGCGCCGTCCGCGACTATGCCGCACGCTACCTGGTGCCGCTGATCGGCAACCTGGTCTAGACCTTCCCTAGACGTGTCACGGCACTGCATTAACCTGTACGAGTGGCGCCGGTTCCACGGCTGCGGTATGCCAACTGCGGCGAGATAGACATCGCCTACCAGATTTTTGGCGATGGACCGATCGACCTGTTGGTGCTCCCAGGCCCCCTTATACCGATCGACTGTGTCGACAGCGAGCCATCGATGTACCGCTTCCACCGTCGGTTGGCCTCTTTTGCCCGGGTGATCCGGTTCGACCAGCGCGGCATCGGCTTGTCGTCGCGGGTGCCCTCGCTGGACATGATCGGCCCGCGCTTCTGGGCGCAGGACGCGCTTGCCGTGATGGATGCCGTCGGGTGTGAGCGGGCGACGATCTTTGCTCCCGGTTTCACGTCGTTGACCGGCCTGGTGCTCGCCGCGGACTTCCCCGAGCGGGTGAACAACCTGGTCATCTTCAACGGCGCCGCCCGCACGCTGCGCGGGCCCGACTACCCGATTGGCAGCGACGAGAGCGCCGCCGAGGCCTATACGACGGTCGGAATGGAACCGGACGCCGTCGAGCAGGGCTTCGACATGCTTGCCATCATCGCCCCGTCTGTCGCCGCCGACGCCGTATTCCGCGCCTGGTGGGACCACGCGGGTAATCGGGCCGCCTCGCCCAGCATGGCGCGGGTGTTCATCACCAAGCTCCGGCAGTCCGACGTGCGCGAGACACTGTCCCGTGTCAGCGCGCCGACGCTGATCCTGCACCGCGACAACCCCGAGTTCAGTCCGGTCGAGCACGGCCGGTACCTCGCCGAGCACATCGC
This Mycobacterium simiae DNA region includes the following protein-coding sequences:
- a CDS encoding adenylate/guanylate cyclase domain-containing protein, whose amino-acid sequence is MAPVPRLRYANCGEIDIAYQIFGDGPIDLLVLPGPLIPIDCVDSEPSMYRFHRRLASFARVIRFDQRGIGLSSRVPSLDMIGPRFWAQDALAVMDAVGCERATIFAPGFTSLTGLVLAADFPERVNNLVIFNGAARTLRGPDYPIGSDESAAEAYTTVGMEPDAVEQGFDMLAIIAPSVAADAVFRAWWDHAGNRAASPSMARVFITKLRQSDVRETLSRVSAPTLILHRDNPEFSPVEHGRYLAEHIAGSRLRELPGKDALYWVGDTAPMLDEIEEFITGVRGGAAAERLLTTIVFTDIVGSTEHAALLGDDRWRDLLDNHDTIVRQELQRFAGREVNTAGDGFVATFTSPSAAIACADAIVDAVRVLGIEVRVGIHAGEVEARGTDVAGMAVHIGARVAALAGPGEVLVSSTLRDIVTGSRHRFTDRGESALKGVPGAWRLYALVSEHSVVNR
- a CDS encoding TetR/AcrR family transcriptional regulator → MRSRSLAGQIGSGGGVEEATDVERAILDTARAVFETYGVRRANIEDVAARAGVSRSTIYRRFPTKDDLVEQVVRREAEIFFATLGRATAGCDPQQAVIEAFTLGVRLVQDSRLYSRIVQSEPELLGLFSRSHVFPIGQFADGIAHTLRRCGAEIPDADLSNVADVLLRVALGIIVFPTDRLDIADDGAVRDYAARYLVPLIGNLV